In Paraburkholderia phenazinium, the following are encoded in one genomic region:
- the glnA gene encoding type I glutamate--ammonia ligase: protein MSKSVADVMQIVKDEDVKFVDFRFTDTRGKEQHVSVPVSAFDEDKFESGHAFDGSSIAGWKGIEASDMLLVPDADTAFIDPFYEESTLVLTCDVVEPADGKGYERDPRSLAKRAEAYLKSTGLGDTAYFGPEPEFFIFDSVQWNTDMSGCFVKIGSEEAPWSAGKEFEGGNTGHRPGIKGGYFPVAPVDSFQDIRSEMCLLLEQIGIPVEVHHHEVAGQGQNEIGTKFSTLVQRADWTQQLKYIVHNVAHTYGKTATFMPKPVVGDNGSGMHVHQSIWKDGQNLFAGNGYAGLSEFALFYIGGIIKHARALNAITNPTTNSYKRLVPHFEAPVKLAYSARNRSASIRIPHVSNPKGRRIETRFPDPMANPYLCFSALMMAGLDGVQNKIHPGEAADKNLYDLPPEEDAKIPTVCAGLDQALEALNSDREFLTRGGVFTDAMIDAYLGLKEAELQRVRMTTHPVEFELYYSL from the coding sequence ATGAGTAAATCCGTGGCCGACGTCATGCAAATCGTCAAGGACGAGGACGTCAAGTTTGTCGACTTCCGTTTCACCGACACGCGCGGCAAAGAGCAACACGTTTCGGTGCCGGTGTCGGCATTCGACGAAGACAAGTTCGAGAGCGGCCATGCGTTTGACGGTTCGTCGATTGCCGGCTGGAAGGGCATCGAAGCGTCGGACATGCTGCTCGTGCCGGACGCCGACACGGCCTTCATCGACCCGTTCTATGAAGAGTCGACCCTCGTACTGACTTGCGACGTGGTCGAACCGGCCGACGGCAAGGGCTACGAACGCGATCCGCGCTCGCTGGCAAAGCGCGCTGAAGCCTATCTGAAGAGCACGGGTCTCGGCGACACGGCCTACTTCGGTCCGGAACCGGAATTCTTTATTTTCGACTCGGTCCAGTGGAACACGGACATGTCGGGCTGCTTCGTGAAGATCGGTTCGGAAGAAGCACCGTGGTCGGCAGGCAAGGAATTCGAAGGCGGCAACACGGGCCACCGTCCGGGCATCAAGGGCGGCTACTTCCCGGTCGCGCCGGTCGACTCGTTCCAGGACATCCGTTCGGAAATGTGTCTGCTGCTCGAACAGATCGGCATTCCGGTCGAAGTGCATCACCACGAAGTCGCAGGCCAGGGCCAGAACGAAATCGGCACGAAGTTCTCGACGCTGGTTCAGCGCGCCGACTGGACGCAGCAACTGAAGTACATCGTGCACAACGTTGCGCACACGTACGGCAAGACGGCTACGTTCATGCCGAAGCCGGTGGTGGGCGACAACGGTTCGGGCATGCACGTTCACCAGTCGATCTGGAAGGACGGCCAGAACCTGTTCGCAGGCAACGGCTACGCTGGCCTGTCGGAATTCGCGCTGTTCTACATTGGCGGCATCATCAAGCACGCTCGCGCGCTGAACGCCATCACGAACCCGACGACGAACTCGTACAAGCGTCTCGTGCCGCACTTCGAAGCACCGGTCAAGCTCGCTTACTCGGCGCGCAACCGTTCGGCATCGATCCGCATTCCGCACGTGTCGAACCCGAAGGGCCGCCGTATCGAAACGCGCTTCCCGGATCCGATGGCTAACCCGTACCTGTGCTTCTCGGCACTGATGATGGCAGGTCTGGACGGCGTGCAGAACAAGATCCACCCGGGCGAAGCGGCTGACAAGAACCTGTACGACCTGCCGCCGGAAGAGGATGCAAAGATCCCGACCGTGTGCGCTGGCCTCGACCAGGCTCTGGAAGCACTGAACAGCGACCGCGAGTTCCTGACGCGCGGCGGTGTGTTCACGGACGCCATGATCGACGCGTACCTGGGCCTGAAGGAAGCGGAACTGCAACGTGTGCGTATGACCACGCACCCGGTCGAGTTCGAACTGTACTACTCGCTGTAA
- a CDS encoding rhodanese-like domain-containing protein — protein sequence MSTLEQLYAQAEKRRLDNQLPYAGALSPAEAFELLQLDPRTRLVDVRTRAELDWVGRPVIGDGQYAHVEWTRYPGAVPNQEFIQQLGQSAGADTPVLFLCRSAARSKLAAIAATQAGFTKAFDLLEGFEGDKDGQGHRKTVSGWCFRGLPWIGA from the coding sequence ATGAGTACGCTCGAACAGTTGTATGCCCAGGCCGAAAAGCGCCGCCTCGACAACCAGTTGCCCTATGCGGGCGCGTTGTCGCCCGCCGAGGCCTTCGAGCTTCTGCAACTCGATCCGCGTACCCGTCTCGTCGACGTGCGCACGCGCGCCGAACTGGACTGGGTCGGCCGGCCGGTGATCGGCGACGGTCAGTACGCGCATGTCGAGTGGACCCGCTATCCGGGCGCCGTGCCGAATCAGGAATTCATCCAGCAACTGGGCCAGAGCGCCGGCGCCGACACGCCCGTACTGTTTCTGTGCCGCAGCGCCGCGCGCTCGAAGCTCGCCGCCATTGCCGCAACCCAGGCTGGCTTCACCAAAGCGTTCGATCTGCTGGAAGGCTTTGAAGGCGACAAGGACGGCCAGGGTCATCGGAAGACGGTCTCGGGCTGGTGTTTTCGGGGCTTGCCGTGGATTGGGGCGTAA